A genome region from Triticum aestivum cultivar Chinese Spring chromosome 2B, IWGSC CS RefSeq v2.1, whole genome shotgun sequence includes the following:
- the LOC123044785 gene encoding histone-lysine N-methyltransferase family member SUVH2 — translation MEVDESSPSSQLSSPSSLSSDSIDLNFLPFLRREPKSEPASPEHGPLPPPLPLPPQATAAVAAAFAAPTTPDLSSPEVLPPLQLLPPNPDEDALFAEYCRLASLYLLSAGAGAIMPAPTSEATAPAAVQPGSGSAAKKRRPRSSELVRVSSLSVRDQIYFRDLVRRARITFESLRGLLLKDDERAEALGLAGVIGLGSVDRRRVRADLRAAALMADRDLWLNRDRRIVGPIPGIAVGDAFFFRMELCVLGLHGQVQAGIDYLSAGQSASGEPIATSIIVSGGYEDDDDRGDVLVYTGHGGRDPNLHKHCIDQKLEGGNLALERSMAYGIEIRVIRAVKSKRSPVGKVYFYDGLYKVVDYWLDRGKAGFGVYKYKMIRIEGQEPMGSVNYRAAEHLKVDALSMRPTGYLSFDISMGREIMPIALYNDVDDDRDPLLFEYLARPIFPSSAVQGKFAEGGGGCGCIENCSIGCYCAERNGGEFAYDKAGVLLRGKPLLYECGPYCQCPPSCPNRVSQKGLKSRLEVFRSRETGWGVRSLDLIKSGTFICEFSGIVLTHQQSEIVAASGDCLVHPNRFPSRWLDWGDISDVYPEYVAPNHPATTDLNFSIDVSRARNVACYFSHSCSPNVFIQFVLFDHYNVSYPHLMIFALENIPPLRELSIDYGMIDEWVGKLTM, via the coding sequence ATGGAGGTGGATGAGTCCTCGCCGTCGTCGCAGCTGTCCTCGCCCTCATCTCTTTCCTCTGACTCCATTGACCTCAACTTCCTGCCGTTCCTGAGGAGGGAGCCCAAGTCGGAGCCGGCTTCCCCTGAGCATGGCCCTctgccgccaccgctgccgctgccgccgcaggCCACGGCTGCTGTTGCGGCGGCGTTCGCGGCACCGACAACGCCTGACCTGTCTTCGCCTGAGGTCCTGCCGCCTCTGCAGTTGCTGCCACCAAACCCCGACGAGGACGCGCTCTTCGCGGAGTACTGCCGATTGGCGAGCCTCTACCTGTTATCAGCGGGGGCCGGGGCGATCATGCCAGCGCCGACGTCTGAGGCCACGGCGCCGGCGGCAGTGCAGCCTGGGTCGGGGTCCGCGGCGAAGAAGCGCCGGCCGCGGTCGTCAGAGTTGGTACGGGTGTCCTCACTTAGCGTGCGGGATCAGATCTATTTTCGTGATTTGGTGCGCCGGGCGCGCATCACCTTCGAGTCGCTCCGCGGCCTGCTGCTGAAGGACGACGAGCGCGCGGAGGCGCTCGGTCTTGCGGGCGTCATCGGGCTTGGCTCAGTGGACCGGCGTCGCGTGCGCGCCGACCTGCGGGCTGCGGCGCTCATGGCCGACCGAGACCTGTGGCTTAACCGCGACCGCCGCATAGTGGGGCCGATACCTGGGATTGCTGTCGGCGATGCCTTCTTCTTCCGCATGGAGTTATGTGTGCTAGGCCTCCATGGCCAGGTGCAGGCCGGGATTGATTATCTCTCAGCAGGGCAATCTGCCTCAGGCGAGCCTATAGCCACATCTATTATTGTCTCTGGTGggtatgaagatgatgatgatcgtGGTGATGTACTGGTGTACACTGGCCATGGTGGCCGAGACCCCAACCTGCACAAGCATTGCATCGACCAGAAGCTTGAGGGTGGCAATCTTGCCCTCGAGCGAAGCATGGCCTATGGTATTGAGATTCGTGTAATCCGTGCAGTCAAGTCTAAGCGCAGCCCTGTTGGAAAGGTCTACTTCTACGACGGCCTCTACAAGGTTGTTGACTACTGGCTCGATCGCGGGAAAGCAGGCTTTGGTGTTTACAAGTATAAAATGATTCGCATTGAAGGGCAGGAGCCCATGGGATCTGTAAATTATCGTGCAGCTGAACATCTTAAGGTGGATGCACTATCTATGCGACCAACTGGATACCTGAGCTTTGATATTTCCATGGGTCGAGAGATCATGCCAATTGCACTATATAATGATGTCGATGATGATAGGGACCCACTCTTATTTGAGTACCTGGCACGGCCAATATTCCCATCTTCTGCAGTTCAAGGGAAGTTTGCTGAGGGTGGTGGTGGGTGTGGGTGCATCGAGAATTGCTCAATTGGATGTTATTGTGCAGAAAGGAATGGGGGTGAGTTTGCGTATGATAAAGCTGGTGTTCTTCTAAGGGGCAAACCACTGCTGTATGAGTGTGGTCCATATTGCCAATGCCCACCTAGCTGCCCCAACAGGGTTAGTCAGAAGGGGCTTAAGAGTAGGCTTGAGGTGTTCCGGTCAAGGGAAACTGGGTGGGGTGTTCGGTCTCTGGATCTCATTAAGTCTGGCACGTTCATCTGTGAGTTTAGTGGGATTGTGCTTACTCATCAGCAGTCAGAGATAGTGGCAGCCAGTGGTGATTGTTTGGTGCATCCGAACAGGTTCCCTTCAAGGTGGTTAGATTGGGGTGATATCTCTGATGTATATCCTGAGTATGTCGCTCCGAACCATCCTGCCACTACAGACTTGAACTTCTCGATTGATGTCTCAAGGGCAAGGAATGTGGCTTGTTATTTCAGCCATAGTTGCAGTCCAAATGTATTTATTCAGTTTGTGCTGTTTGACCACTACAACGTGTCTTATCCCCACCTCATGATCTTTGCCCTGGAGAACATTCCGCCCTTGAGGGAGCTAAGCATTGACTATGGAATGATTGATGAATGGGTTGGAAAGTTAACTATGTAG